The Meiothermus sp. region ATCATCATGGACATATAGGCGATGTCAAACTCCTTGCCCGAGAGCCTGCCCAGCTCGGCCATGGACTGCATAGCCATGCTCCCGTGGGCGCTGTGGTCGGTCTGGGCCAGGCCCCACCCGAGCAGCAGGGCCGCTACAAAGCCGAAAATTTTTGCGTGCATAGGTGCCTCCTTAGAGATGAACTTGTTACTGACCCGTAAGCGGGCGTTAGCTATCTGCGTTGATTGGGGGGCTTCCACTGAAAAAGCTCATACCTGAGGAACCAGCTTTCCCGCCTGAGCCTTGTCCCGAGAACCCAGCGGCGCTCTGAAGGAGCGCAGCCGCAGGGCGTTGGACAGTACAAACAAAGAAGAAAGACCCATGGCCGCCCCGGCCAGCACCGGCGAGAGCAGCCAGCCGGTAAAGGGGTAGAGCGCCCCTGCGGCCACCGGAATCAGGAGCACGTTGTAGGCAAAAGCCCAGAACAGGTTGAGCCGGATGTTGCGCAGGGTGGCCCGGCTGAGCGCGACGGCGTTGGGCACCCCGCGCAGGTCGCCCGAGATTAGAATCACGTCGGCGGTCTCTATAGCCACGTCGGTGCCGGTACCGATGGCTAGCCCCACATCGGCCTGGGCCAGGGCGGGGGCGTCGTTGATGCCGTCGCCCACGAAGGCGACCTTGTAGCCCTTGTCCTGAAGCCGCTTCACCGCCTCGGCTTTGCCCTCGGGCAGGACTTCGGCGAGCACCTCGTCTATTCCTAGCCGCTTAGCGATAGCTTGCGCGGTGCGGGCATTGTCGCCGGTGATCATCGCCACCTTGAAGCCCTGGTGGTGCAGCAGGGCGATGGCCTCGAGGGTTCCCTCCTTGATGGGGTCGGCCACGGCCAGAACCGCCGCCAGCTTCCCGCCCACCGCAGCATAGAGCGGGGTTTTGCCCTCATCGGCCAGGCGCTGGGCCAGGGCAGCGAAGGGGCTCACCTCGAGGCCCAGCCGCGCCATGTAGCGGTCGGCCCCCACGTCTACCCGGTAAATCGCCACCTGAGCGCTCACCCCGAAGCCGGGGAGGGCCTCGAAGCCCTGGGGCTCCACGAGCCCCAGCCCCCTGGCCTCGGCTGCCCTCACGATCGCGCGGGCGATGGGGTGCTCGGACTTCTGCTCGAGGGAGGCGATCAGGCGTAGCACTTCGGCCTCGTCGAAACCTTCCATGACCTGCAGGTCGGTGAGCTCCGGCTTGCCCTTGGTGAGGGTGCCGGTCTTGTCAAGGGCGATCACCTGGGCTTGTTGCAGCGTTTGCAGGGCCTCGCCCTTGCGGAAGAGCACCCCCATCTCGGCAGCCTTGCCGGTGCCCACCATGATGCTCACCGGGGTGGCCAGACCCATGGCACAGGGGCAGGCGATGATCAGCACCGCCACCGTGTTGACCAGGGCGAAGGTCAGGGCGTTTTCCCCCCCAAACAGAAGCCACACCCCAGCGGTGAGCAGGGCGATGCCCAGCACGATGGGGGTAAACACCGCCACCACCCGGTCGGCCAGGTTCTGAATGGGGGGCTTGGAGCCCTGAGCGGCCTCTACCAGCCGGACAATCCGGGCCAGCACGGTGTCGGCGCCCACGGCGGTGGCCCGAAAGGTGAAAGCCCCGGTCTGGTTGAGGGTGCCCCCCACCACCTGGGCCCCTTCGGTCTTGTGCACCGGGATGGGCTCGCCGGTGATCATGGACTCGTCTACGTAGCTCTGACCCGAGACCACCACCCCGTCCACCGGAATCCGCTCGCCCGGGCGCACCACCACCAGGTCGCCCGGCAGAACCTCGTCCACCGGGATTTCCCGCTCGAGGCCCCCCTCCACCACCCGCGCGGTCTTGGCTTGCAAGGAGAGGAGCTTCTTCATGGCCTCGGAGGTGCGGCCCTTGGCGATGGCCTCGAGGTACTTGCCCAGCAGGATCAGGGTGATGACCACCGCCGAAGCCTCGAAGTAGACGTGACGGGCCTGCGGGGGAAAGAGGCCGGGGAAAAGCACCACCCCAAGGCTATAGAAGTAGGCCGCCGAGGTGCCGATCATTACCAGGCTGTTCATGTCGGGCGAGCGCGCGCGCAGGGCCGCCCAGCCGTGGCGGTAGAAGCGCAGCCCCGGTCCAAACTGCACCGGGGTAGCCAGGGCCAGCATCACCCCGTTCCACACCGGCTCGGGGAAGAGCGAGCGCAAGAACATGTGGGCCGGCATCCAGAGCATCGGCAGCATGGCCAGCAAAAAGAGCGGCACCGAAAAGTAGTAAGCAACCGTGAAGGCTCGCCGGAGCGAAGCAATTTCCCGCTGCCGGGCCTCGCGTTCCGCATCGGTGCGGTTCTTGTCCGAAGCGGCCTCAATCACCCCATAGCCCGCGTCGCGCACCGCCCGCTTGAGCTGGGCCAGGCCCGTGCTGGCCGGAAGGAACTTGACCGTGGCCCGTTCGGTGGCGAGGTTGACACTGGCCTCCAGCACCCCGTCCAACTTCTTCAAGGCCCGCTCCACCCGCGCCGCGCAGGCTGCGCAGGTCATGCCGGTAACCCCGAACGCCACCTCGGCCACCACCGGGGTGTAGCCGGCCTCCCGAACCTGCTCCACCAGGGCCGCTGGGCTGGTCTTCTCTGGGTCGTAGACGACGCTGGCCTGTTCGGTAGCCAGGTTGACCTGGGCCAGCTCCACCCCCTCCGCTTTTTTTAGACCCCGCTCCACGCGGTTTACGCAGGCTGCACAGGTCATGCCCTGAACCCCGATTTGAAGTTCTTTGCTCATAACGTCAATGGCTGATAGTTTATGGTCAATAGCCAGAGAAACCCCATGCGGCTACCGATACTTCAGCACCTCCATCAACTCCTCGACCATCCGGTGTGTGTCGCCCCGCAGCGCGGCGCTGGCCACGTGGTGCTCGAGGTGGCTCTTGAGCACCATATCCCCCACCTTGTCCAAAGCCCCCTGCACCGCCTTGATTTGCTTTAGGACGTCCACACAGTAGGGCTCGCCCTCGAGCATCTTGAGGATGCCCTCGAGGTGTCCCTTGGCCGAGAGCAGGCGGTTGCGGGCCTCCTGCCGCACCTTGGGGTCGAGGTGCAGGGTATGTTCGTGGATCATCTCAGGCCACCCGGGCGGTGTAGCCCTCTTCTTCTATCGCCTCGATCAGTTTTTCCACCGGTGCGCTGCCGCTTACGGTGGCCCGACCCTCTTGCAGCGAGACTTCTACCCGCTCCACGCCCGCTACCTTCTTCAGGGCTTCGGTGACGTGCCGCACGCAGTTGTTGCAGCTCATACCTTCGACTTTGAGTTCGGTGGTCATTCGTTACCTCCATTCCCTCCAGGAGAGGGGTACAGACCTAGCTTAGGCCCCCTGTCGGATGAAGTCAACCCCACCCGAGGAGGGGTGGGGGGGGGGGTGACGACTACCCTTGGTTCAGAGGGATTGAAGCCACCGCCGGTACTGCTCGATCTCCCTGGCCTGTACGTCGATCACGCCCTGGGCGAAGCGCCTGAGCTCCGCCTTGGCAACCTTTTTCAGGGCCAGCTTGGACATGTCGATGGCGTCTTGGTGGTGGGGGATCATGCCCTCCAAAAAGGCCCGGTCGGGATTTTGGCCTTTCATGCCCGTCATGGCGGTGTCCATCATGGTCTTCATGTCACCGCGCATCATGTCCATGTACGTCCGGGAGGGAGCCAGGCCGTACCAGCCCTTGAGCCAGGTGGTGAGCTGGGTGATTTCCCTGTTCTGCACGGTGATGATGTCCTGGGCCGCTTTGCGGACGCGGGCGTCCTTCGATACCTTGAGCACCGCCTGGGCCATCTCCACCGCGCCCTGGTGGTGCTCGATCATCATGGACATGTAGGCGATGTCGAAGCCCTTGCCCGAGAGCTTCTCGAGCGCTCCCATGCTCTTCATGGGCATCCCGCCGTGCTGGGCGTGATCGGCTTGAGCCAGGGCTAGGCCCAGGGCGAGTGTGAGTGCCACGATACTTCGTACCATCTCATACCTCCGTGCAAGATGGTGGGGGGCTTGTGTTAAGTCCGTGTAAAGCGCCGCAGCGGCCCTATCCCCAGCAGCAGGGCGTTCACCGTCACGATCACGGTCGAGGTGCTCATCAAAAGCGCCGCCCACTCCGGCCGCAGCAAAATGCCATAGTTGTTGTAGAGTGCCCCCGCGGCAACGGGGATGGCGAGCAGATTGTAGATGACCGCCCAAAAGAGGTTCTGCTTGATTTTGCCGCGTACCGCTCTAGCCAGGGTGATGCTGCGGGCTACGTCGGCGGGGTTGTTCT contains the following coding sequences:
- a CDS encoding heavy metal translocating P-type ATPase; this encodes MSKELQIGVQGMTCAACVNRVERGLKKAEGVELAQVNLATEQASVVYDPEKTSPAALVEQVREAGYTPVVAEVAFGVTGMTCAACAARVERALKKLDGVLEASVNLATERATVKFLPASTGLAQLKRAVRDAGYGVIEAASDKNRTDAEREARQREIASLRRAFTVAYYFSVPLFLLAMLPMLWMPAHMFLRSLFPEPVWNGVMLALATPVQFGPGLRFYRHGWAALRARSPDMNSLVMIGTSAAYFYSLGVVLFPGLFPPQARHVYFEASAVVITLILLGKYLEAIAKGRTSEAMKKLLSLQAKTARVVEGGLEREIPVDEVLPGDLVVVRPGERIPVDGVVVSGQSYVDESMITGEPIPVHKTEGAQVVGGTLNQTGAFTFRATAVGADTVLARIVRLVEAAQGSKPPIQNLADRVVAVFTPIVLGIALLTAGVWLLFGGENALTFALVNTVAVLIIACPCAMGLATPVSIMVGTGKAAEMGVLFRKGEALQTLQQAQVIALDKTGTLTKGKPELTDLQVMEGFDEAEVLRLIASLEQKSEHPIARAIVRAAEARGLGLVEPQGFEALPGFGVSAQVAIYRVDVGADRYMARLGLEVSPFAALAQRLADEGKTPLYAAVGGKLAAVLAVADPIKEGTLEAIALLHHQGFKVAMITGDNARTAQAIAKRLGIDEVLAEVLPEGKAEAVKRLQDKGYKVAFVGDGINDAPALAQADVGLAIGTGTDVAIETADVILISGDLRGVPNAVALSRATLRNIRLNLFWAFAYNVLLIPVAAGALYPFTGWLLSPVLAGAAMGLSSLFVLSNALRLRSFRAPLGSRDKAQAGKLVPQV
- a CDS encoding metal-sensitive transcriptional regulator, with protein sequence MIHEHTLHLDPKVRQEARNRLLSAKGHLEGILKMLEGEPYCVDVLKQIKAVQGALDKVGDMVLKSHLEHHVASAALRGDTHRMVEELMEVLKYR
- a CDS encoding heavy-metal-associated domain-containing protein; the protein is MTTELKVEGMSCNNCVRHVTEALKKVAGVERVEVSLQEGRATVSGSAPVEKLIEAIEEEGYTARVA
- a CDS encoding DUF305 domain-containing protein yields the protein MALTLALGLALAQADHAQHGGMPMKSMGALEKLSGKGFDIAYMSMMIEHHQGAVEMAQAVLKVSKDARVRKAAQDIITVQNREITQLTTWLKGWYGLAPSRTYMDMMRGDMKTMMDTAMTGMKGQNPDRAFLEGMIPHHQDAIDMSKLALKKVAKAELRRFAQGVIDVQAREIEQYRRWLQSL